In Xanthomonas campestris pv. phormiicola, the DNA window CGCCGGCGGTGCGCGCCCGAATCGGGCGCGCACCGCGGCAGAACGCTAATTTGCGGTGATGGCTTGAATGACCTGCGGCCATCCCTATATCCGAACCAGACCCCGGCAGCGGCCGGACACCAGAAATTTTCAGGAGTCATCCAATGGGCAAGATCATCGGCATCGACCTGGGCACGACCAACTCGTGCGTGGCGATCATGGACGGCGGCAAGGCCCGCGTCATCGAAAATTCCGAAGGCGACCGCACCACGCCCTCGATCGTCGCCTACACCAAGGACGGCGAAGTGCTGGTGGGCGCCTCGGCCAAGCGCCAGGCGGTCACCAACCCGAAGAACACCTTCTACGCGGTGAAGCGCCTGATCGGCCGCAAGTTCACCGACGCCGAAGTGCAGAAGGACATCGGTCTGGTGCCGTACGGCATCGTCCAGCACGACAACGGCGACGCCTGGGTGGCCACCGCCGACGGCCGCAAGCTGGCCTCGCAGGAAATCTCCGCGCAGGTGCTGGAGAAGATGAAGAAGACCGCCGAGGCGTTCCTGGGCGAGACCGTCACCGAGGCGGTCATCACCGTGCCGGCGTACTTCAACGACAGCCAGCGCCAGGCGACCAAGGACGCCGGCCGCATCGCCGGCCTGGACGTCAAGCGCATCATCAACGAGCCGACCGCCGCGGCGCTGGCCTACGGCCTGGACAAGGGCCAGGGCGGCGATCGCAAGATCGCGGTGTACGACCTGGGCGGCGGCACCTTCGACGTGTCGATCATCGAGATCGCCAACGTCGACGGCGAGAAGCAGTTCGAAGTGCTGGCCACCAACGGCGACACCTTCCTCGGCGGCGAAGACTTCGACAAGCGCGTCATCGACTACCTGGTCGAGGAATTCAACAAGGACCAGGGCATCGACCTGCGCAAGGATCCGCTGGCGCTGCAGCGCCTGAAGGATGCGGCCGAGCGCGCCAAGATCGAGCTGTCGTCCTCGCAGCAGACCGAAGTCAACCTGCCGTACGTCACCGCCGACGCGTCGGGGCCCAAGCACCTCAACATCAAGCTGACCCGGGCCAAGCTCGAGGCGCTGGTCGAGGACCTGGTCAAGCGCACCATCGAGCCGTGCCGCACCGCGCTCAACGACGCCGGCCTGCGCGCCAGCGACGTGACCGAGGTGATCCTGGTCGGCGGCCAGACCCGCATGCCGAAGGTGCAGCAGGCGGTGGCCGAGTTCTTCGGCAAGGAGCCGCGCAAGGACGTCAACCCCGACGAGGCCGTGGCACTGGGCGCGGCGATCCAGGGCGGCGTGCTGGCCGGCGACGTCAAGGACGTGCTGCTGCTCGACGTGACCCCGCTGAGCCTGGGCATCGAGACCCTGGGCGGCGTGTTCACCAAGATCATCGAGAAGAACACCACGATCCCGACCAAGGCCTCGCAGACCTTCTCCACCGCCGAGGACAACCAGTCCGCGGTCACCGTGCACGTGCTGCAGGGCGAGCGCGAGCAGGCCCGCTACAACAAGTCGCTGGCCAAGTTCGACCTGTCCGGGATCGAGCCGGCGCCGCGCGGCCTGCCGCAGGTGGAGGTGTCCTTCGACATCGACGCCAACGGCATCCTGCACGTGTCGGCCAAGGACAAGAAGACCAACAAGGAACAGAAGGTCGAGATCAAGGCCGGCTCCGGCCTGTCGGACGACGAGATCCAGCGGATGGTCGCCGACGCGGAAGCCAACCGCGAGGAAGACAAGAAGTTCCATGAGCTGGTGCAGGCGCGCAACCAGGCCGACGGCCTGATCCACGCCACCCGCAGCGCGATCACCGAGCACGGCAGCAAGGTCGGCGGCGACGTGATCGGCAAGGTCGAGTCGGCCCTGGCGGACCTGGAAACGGCGATGAAGGGCGACGACAAGGGCCAGATCGAGGCCAAGACCAAGGCGCTGGAAGAGGCCGGGCAGTCGCTGTACGCGGCCGCCGCCGCCGGCGAACAGCAGCCGGGCGCCGCCCCGGGCGGTGCGCAGGCCGCCGGCGACGACGTGGTCGACGCCGAGTTCACCGAGGTCAAGGACGACAAGAAGTAAGGCCGGGACTCGGGACCGGGGACTCGGGACTCGGTGGGGAAACCTACCGGGTCCCGGGTCCCTGGCCCCGCGTTCCGCATCGCCTGGAGCCGCTACCGTGTATCAACTTTCCGCCATGCCGGGTCCCGAGTCCCGAGTCCCGAGTCCCGATCAATGAGCAAACGCGACTACTACGAAGTGCTGGGCGTGGCCCGTACCGCCAGCGACGACGAGCTGAAGAAGGCCTATCGCCGCTGTGCGATGAAGTACCACCCCGACCGCAATCCGGGCGACCACGCGGCCGAGGCCGCGTTCAAGGAATGCAAGGAAGCCTACGAGGTCCTCTCCGACGGCAACAAGCGGCGCATGTACGACGCGCACGGCCATGCCGCGTTCGAGCACGGGATGGGCGGCGGTGGCGGTGCTGGCGGCCCGGACATGGGCGATATCTTCGGCGACATCTTCGGCAACATCTTCGGTGGCGCCGGCGGTGGCGGCCGCGCGGCGCGGCGCGGCGCCGACATCGGCTACGTGCTGGAACTGGATCTGGAAGAGGCGGTGGCCGGGATCGAGCGGCGCATCGAGATTCCGACCCTGGGCGAATGCGAACACTGCCACGGCAGCGGCTCGGAAGACGGCAAGGTCGAGATCTGCACGACCTGCCAGGGGCGCGGCCAGGTGCGGATCCAGCGCGGCATCTTCGCGATGCAGCAGAGCTGCCCGCATTGCGCCGGCCGCGGCCAGATCGTGCAGAACCCGTGCGGCACCTGCCACGGCGCCGGCCGCGTCGAGGAAACCAAGGTGCTGTCGGTGAAGATTCCGCCCGGCGTGGACAACGGCGACCGCATCCGCCTGTCCGGCGAAGGCGAGGCCGGTCCGGCTGGCACCCCGCCTGGCGATCTGTATGTGGAAGTGCGGGTGCGCGAGCATGCGATCTTCCAGCGCGACGGCGACGACCTGCACTGCGAAGTGCCGATCCGCATCTCCCAGGCCGCGCTCGGCGACACCGTGCGCGTGGCCACGCTGGGCGGCGAGGCGGAGATCCGCATTCCCGCCGAGACCCAGACCGGCAAGCTGTTCCGCTTGCGCGGTAAGGGCGTGCGTTCGGTGCGCAGCCGCAGCGAAGGCGACCTGTACTGCCGCGTGGTGGTGGAAACCCCGGTCAACCTCACCGCCGACCAGCGCAAGCTGCTGGAAGAGTTCGAATCCACCTTCACCGGCGAGGACGCGCGCAAGCATTCGCCGAAGTCGGCGACCTTCATCGACGGGGTGAAGGGGTTCTGGGACCGGATGACGTCGTAAGGCCGTGATTCGGGATTGGGGATTGGGGATTCGCAACGGCCGATCCCTGGTGCCTGTCGGGTCTCGTGCGCAAGAAGAGGCACGTGTGGGGCGCGATTTTTGGCGCCGGGCACGTGCCTTTTTGGTTGCTGGGAGTTGGGATTGGGATTGGGATTGGGGATTGGCAACGGCGGATCCTGCGGCCGTTGGTTCCCGTGCTGGACAGGAAGGCGCGGGCGCATTCGGCGGCTGCGGGTGCCTTTTCCGATCCCGAATCCCCAATCCCAGCCCTTAAACTACGGCGATGAACGCATCCGCCGAACGCCATCTGATCCACGGCCGTCGCCAGCGCCCCGACGGGCCGGTGCCGGTCGACGTCGTTTCCGTGCAGTCGCAACTGGTCTATGGCCACGCCGGCAACAGCGCAGCGATGCCGCCGATGCGTGCGCTGGGCCTGCGCGTGGCGGAGATCCCGACCACGTTGTTGAGCAACGCGCCGTTCTACGACACCTTGCGCGGCAAGGTGCTGCCGTCGGACTGGTTCGCCGATCTGCTGCTCGGCGCCAGCGAGCGCGGCTTGCCGCAGCGTGCGCGCATGTTGGTGTCCGGCTATTTCGGCAGCGTCGGCAACGGCACTGCGTTCGCCGACTGGCTCGACGCCACGCTGCCGCAGTGCCCGTCGCTGCGCTACTGCCTGGATCCGGTGATCGGCGATACGCATACCGGACCCTATGTCGAGCCGGGGCTGGAGACCGTGTTCGCCGAACGCCTGTTGCCGCATGCGTGGCTGGTCACGCCGAACGCGTTCGAACTCGGCCGCCTGACCGGCCTGCCGGCGCTGGCGCAGGACGATGCCATCGCCGCGGCGCGCGTGCTGCTGGCGCGCGGGCCGCAGTGGGTGTTGGCGCACAGCGTCAGCGGCGACGCAGGCCAGCTGGTGACCCTGGCGGTGAGCCGCGAGGCGGTCTACCGCTGGTGCTCGCCGCTGTTGCCGGTGGACGTGGCCGGCACCGGCGACGTGCTGATGGCGCTGCTGGTCGCGTTCCTGCTGCGCGGCGACGCGTTCGAGCTGGCGATCGGCCGCGCCATCGCCGGCGTGCATGCGGCGCTGGAAGCGACCCTGGCCAGCGGCTATGAGGAACTGGACGTGCTCGCCGCCGCGCCCGCGGCGCTGGCCACGCCGCTGCGCTTCGCCGCCGAGCGCCTGGCGTGAGCCTGCGCCCGGTCGTCGGCATCGTCGGCAGCGCCGGCGCCTATGGCCGCTGGCTGAGCCGGTTCTTCCGCGAGCGCATGCAGCTGCAGGTGGTCGGCCACGATCCGGCCGATCCGCAGTCGCTGGATCCGGACGCCTTGCTGCAGCGCGCGCAGGTGCTGATCTTCTCCGCGCCGATCCGGCGCACGCCGGCGCTGATCGGCGACTACGTGCGCCGCGCCGCCGGGCGCGAACGCGATCAGCTGTGGCTGGACGTGACCTCGGTCAAGCGCGAACCGGTGGCCGCGATGCTGGCCTCGCAGGCGGAGGTGGCCGGCCTGCATCCGATGACCGCGCCGCCGAAGTCGCCCACGCTGAAGGGCCGCGTGCTGGTGGTCTGCGAAGCGCGGTTGTCGCGTTGGCAGGCGTGGCTGCAGCAGCTGTGCACGGCGCTGGAAGCCGAATGCGTGCGCAGCACGCCCGACCACCACGACCAGGTGATGGCGCTGGTGCAGGCGATGGTGCATGCCAGCCACCTGGCCCAGGCCGGCGTGCTGCGCGAGCAGGCGCCGACGCTGGGGCCGCTGCAGGCGCTGATGCCGTACCGTTCGGCCTCGTTCGAACTGGATACCGCGATCATCGCGCGCATCCTGGCGCTGAACCCGGCGATCTACGAAGACATCCAGTTCGGCAACCCGCATGTCGGCGGCGTGCTCGACGGCTTGATCGCGCAACTGTCGCGGCTGCGCGACCAGGTCGGCCGCGGCGACGATGCGGCGCGCGCGCAGTTCCGCGCCGATTTCCTCGACGCCAATCGCCAGGCGCTGGGCGAGGCGGCGATCGCGCACGGCAACTACAGCTACGAACGCGTCGGCTATCTGCTCGCCGACCTGACCGAACAGCTGACGCTCAGCGTCTATCTGCCCGAGGACCGGGCGGGATCGTTGCGCACCTTGCTGTACGTGTTCGAGCGCCACGACGTCAGCCTGGCCTCGATCCACTCCTCGCGCACGCCGACCGGAGAACTGCATTTCCGCATCGGCTTCGATCCGGCCACCGCGGCGACGGTGTTGGATGCCGCGGCAGCGGAGATCGACGCCAGCGGGATCGGCCGGGTGTTGCCACGCTAGTCCGAAGCAGACCGTCACCCTGCAAGAGCGGCTTCAGCCGCGACAGGCAGTACCAACAAAGCGGTTGGCCAGCGCGTTGCGCAGCATGTCCGTGTCCAGGGGGCTGCGGTCGCGGCTGCAGCCGCCTACAAGGGCAGGGGATACCCGGCTGCCGCAATCGCAACGCTAGCGCACTTCATCCACAGGCAGTGTGGATGGAATGCGCGCAAACATGTGGATAAGTGTCTGCGCGCCCTGTGCGGCGGGCGTGTCAAGAGGCTTGGTCAATAATTGATCACTGGCCGTCGCGCGCAGCGCGCGAGGCGGACAGATCGCATTGCCGCTCGTCGTTGCCGCGCGGCAGCGTGCGCGCTCACGCCGCGGTCAGGGTCAGCTCGCCGCTGGTGGTGGTGAACTGCTGGCCGCGGCGGATCAGCTTGCGCCCGTCGGCCAGTTCGTAGCGCAGCGCCGGCGTGGACGGCGCGTCGTGCTGCGCCTGCTGCTGCTGCGTTTCGTCCTGGAACTCGGTGATCAGATAGGCCTCGCCGTCGGGGCCGAAGGCGGGCAGCTGGCGAAAGGACATGGCGTGTCTCCTGAAGGCGATTCGTCGAACCGGATTGCGCCGGAAACGCTGCCGGCGCCTTGCGCCGCAGCCGTTGCGTGGGGCGCAGCGGGACCGTAGTCCCGCCGGTGTTAGCACGGCGTGCTCAGTCGATGAACTGCAGCCGTGCCAGTTCCGCGTACAGGCCGCCCTGCGCCAACAGCTCGGCATGGGTGCCCTGGGCGACGATGCGGCCGTGGTCCATCACCACGATGCGATCGGCCTTGAGTACCGTCGCCAGGCGGTGCGCGATCACCAGGGTGGTGCGCCCGGCCATCAACCGTTCCAGTGCCTGTTGCACGGCGTATTCGCTCTGCGCGTCGAGCGCGCTGGTGGCTTCGTCCAGCAGCAGGATCGGCGCGTCCTTGAGCAGGGCGCGGGCGATGGCGATGCGCTGCTGCTGGCCGCCGGACAGGCGCGCGCCGCGTTCGCCCAGTTCGCTGGCGTAGCCGTCCGGCAACTGGCGGATGAAGCTGTCGGCTTCGGCGGCGCGCGCGGCGGCCTCGACCTCGGCGTCGCTGGCCTCGAGCCGGCCGTAGCGGATGTTGTCGGCGGCGCTGGCGGCGAACAGGGTCGGGTGCTGCGGCACCAGGCCGACGTTTTCGCGCAGCTGCGCCGGGTCCAGTTCGCGCAGGTCGATGCCGTCCACCCGCACCGTGCCCGCCTGCGGATCGTGGAAGCGCAGCAGCAGCGACAGCACGGTGCTCTTGCCGGCGCCGGAGGGGCCGACCAGGGCCACGCTCTCGCCTGGCCGCACGTGCAGGTCGAAGCCGTCCAGCGCCGGATGCTCGTCGCGCTGCGGATAGCGGAACACCACGTTGTCGAAACGCACCTCGCCGCGCAGCGGCTGCGGCAGCGCACGCGGCTGCGCCGGCGCCACCACTTCGGGCCGTTCGGCGAACAGCTCGGCGATGCGGCCCATGCCGCCGGCCGCGCGCTGCAGGTCGTTCCAGACTTCGGCCAGCGAGGCCACCGAGCCGCCGCCGAACATCGCGTACAGCACGAACTGGCCGAGCGCGCCGGCGCTCAGTTCGCCGGCCGCCACTTCGTGCGCGCCGGACCACAGCACCAGCACGATCGCGCCGAACACCAGGACGATCGCCACCGCGGTGATCAGCGCCTGCGCGCGCACCCGGCGCCGCGCCACGTCCACCGACAGGGCAAGCGCCTGGCCGAAGCGGCCACGCTCGTAGGGCTCGCGCGCATGCGCCTGCACCGTGCGCACCGCGCCCAGGGTTTCGGCGGCCAGCGTGTTGGCGTCGGCGACGCGGTCCTGGCTGGCGCGCGAGATCTTCTGCAGGCGGCGCGCGCCGAGCACGATCGGCAACACCGCCAGCGGGATGCCGAGCAGCGCATAGGCGGCCAGGTGCGGGCTGGTCACGAACAGCATCACGATGCTGCCGATCACCGTCACCGTGCTGCGCAGCGCCACCGACATGGTGCTGCCGATCACCCCGCGCAACAGTTCGCTGTCGGCCGACAGCCGCGACACCAGTTCGCCGCTGCGGTTGCGGTCGTGGAAACCGGCGTGCAGGCCGATCAGGTGCGCGTACAGGCGTCCGCGCAGGTCGGCGACGACCTTCTCGCCGAGCAGCGACACGAAGTAGAAGCGCAGCGCGGTGGCGATCGCCAGCACCACCGCCAACGCGAACAGCAGCGCGAAGGACTGGTTGATCCTGCTGCCGTCGCTGAAACCGTGGTCGATCATCTGCCGGACCGCCACCGGCAGGCTCAGCGTCGCGCTGGAGGACACCGCCAGCGCCAGCAGCCAGGCGCCGAACAGGCCGCGCTGGCGCTGCACGAACGGCCACAGGGTGCGCAGGCTGCCGAGTTTGCGCAGCGACTTGGCCTGGTCGGCCGACGGATCGTTCATGCGGGGGAGGTTTCCGAACAGCGGACCCTGTTCCGTGTGGCGTCGCGCAGCCGTGTTTTCAAGGCGTCGACGCGATCGCTGGGCAGGCGCAGGCGCAGTTCGGCGCCGTCGGCGTCGAAGCGTTCATCGAGTTTTTCGGCGGCGCAGGCGCTCAGCGCCGCGTGCACAGTGCCCAGATCGTCGAAGCCGCAGTGCAGGGTGACCAGGCTCAAGGCCAGCAACGGCTGCCGCGGCGCCAGCCGCAGGCACTCGGCGGCGGTGCCGCCATAGGCGCGGACCAGGCCGCCGGCGCCGAGCTTGATGCCGCCGTACCAGCGCGTGACCACCACCACCACGCGGTCGAAGCCCTGGCCGTCGATCGCTGCCAGGATCGGGCGGCCGGCGGTCCCGGACGGTTCGCCATCGTCGCTGGAGCGGTAGTCGTCGCCGTGGCGGTAGGCCCAGCAGTTGTGGGTGGCATCGGCCACCGCGACCCGCTGCACGAACGCCAGCGCCGCACCGGCGTGGGCGATCGGCGCCGCCTGTGCCAGGAAGCGGCTGTGCTTGATGTCCACGCTGTGGCTGACGAGGTGGAGGAGCGTATCGGGCATCGGCGCCATTCTAGACGAGGCGCCGAGCGCGACCGCGGATGCGGGCTGCACCCGGTCGCGGGTGCATGGGCGACGAGGCGCGCGCGAGCATGCCGTCGGCGACGAAGGCCCGGTGCGCGTCAGTCGTCGAGCAGCTCGCGCAGGTCGTCGGGGATGCGCGCTTGCGGATGTTCGCGTTGGAAGCGTTGCAGGCTGGCACGTGCGGTGGCGTGCTCGCCGGCGTCGCGGCGCTCGCGGATGCGCGCCAGCCAGCGTCGCGGCGCCAGGCGCGCGTCGCTCTCCGCCGCTGCCGCAAGCGCCGGATCGGTGCCGGAGGCGCGCGCGGATGCCGCCAGCGGGATGGTGTCCGCCGCGGCCGGTGCGGCCGGCATCGCGGCCGCTGCCGGCGCTGCGCTGAGATTTCCCTCGACGCGCGCGGCGTCCGCGTCCTGTGCCTGTGCGCTTGCCGGGTCGCTGCTGTCGCGCTCGCCGAAGTCTGTACGGCGTTGCAGCAGTGCGCGGCGGTCTTCGCGCTGCATGGCATTGGCCTCGCGCGTGCGTGCCGCCGGCTTTGCCGGCGCCTGCGCTGCCTGCGCGGGAGGCGCCAGCGCTTTTGCCGGTGCCGGCAAGGCCGGCGGCGCAGGCGGTGCGGGCGGCGAGACCATGGCCGCTGCGGGAGGCGGTGGCGCGGCCATCGGCGCCGGCTCGGCCGCCGCCGGGGCGTCCGCGGATGCGGCCGATGGCGCAGGTGCCGCGCGCATCGATTGGAGCTCGGGCGCTGCCGGTGCCTGCTTCGGCGCAGGCGCTGGTGGCGGCATGTCGGTGGGACTGCGTGCCACGCCAGGCGCAACTGCGGCGTCTTCGGCATCGGCCGGCTGCGTTGCGCTGGTTTGGTCGGCGGCCGCTGCGGAAGCGTCTGGGTCTGGAGCGACCGCTTGTGGAGCGGCCGGCGC includes these proteins:
- a CDS encoding prephenate dehydrogenase, with protein sequence MSLRPVVGIVGSAGAYGRWLSRFFRERMQLQVVGHDPADPQSLDPDALLQRAQVLIFSAPIRRTPALIGDYVRRAAGRERDQLWLDVTSVKREPVAAMLASQAEVAGLHPMTAPPKSPTLKGRVLVVCEARLSRWQAWLQQLCTALEAECVRSTPDHHDQVMALVQAMVHASHLAQAGVLREQAPTLGPLQALMPYRSASFELDTAIIARILALNPAIYEDIQFGNPHVGGVLDGLIAQLSRLRDQVGRGDDAARAQFRADFLDANRQALGEAAIAHGNYSYERVGYLLADLTEQLTLSVYLPEDRAGSLRTLLYVFERHDVSLASIHSSRTPTGELHFRIGFDPATAATVLDAAAAEIDASGIGRVLPR
- a CDS encoding ABC transporter transmembrane domain-containing protein, producing the protein MNDPSADQAKSLRKLGSLRTLWPFVQRQRGLFGAWLLALAVSSSATLSLPVAVRQMIDHGFSDGSRINQSFALLFALAVVLAIATALRFYFVSLLGEKVVADLRGRLYAHLIGLHAGFHDRNRSGELVSRLSADSELLRGVIGSTMSVALRSTVTVIGSIVMLFVTSPHLAAYALLGIPLAVLPIVLGARRLQKISRASQDRVADANTLAAETLGAVRTVQAHAREPYERGRFGQALALSVDVARRRVRAQALITAVAIVLVFGAIVLVLWSGAHEVAAGELSAGALGQFVLYAMFGGGSVASLAEVWNDLQRAAGGMGRIAELFAERPEVVAPAQPRALPQPLRGEVRFDNVVFRYPQRDEHPALDGFDLHVRPGESVALVGPSGAGKSTVLSLLLRFHDPQAGTVRVDGIDLRELDPAQLRENVGLVPQHPTLFAASAADNIRYGRLEASDAEVEAAARAAEADSFIRQLPDGYASELGERGARLSGGQQQRIAIARALLKDAPILLLDEATSALDAQSEYAVQQALERLMAGRTTLVIAHRLATVLKADRIVVMDHGRIVAQGTHAELLAQGGLYAELARLQFID
- a CDS encoding IMPACT family protein gives rise to the protein MPDTLLHLVSHSVDIKHSRFLAQAAPIAHAGAALAFVQRVAVADATHNCWAYRHGDDYRSSDDGEPSGTAGRPILAAIDGQGFDRVVVVVTRWYGGIKLGAGGLVRAYGGTAAECLRLAPRQPLLALSLVTLHCGFDDLGTVHAALSACAAEKLDERFDADGAELRLRLPSDRVDALKTRLRDATRNRVRCSETSPA
- the dnaJ gene encoding molecular chaperone DnaJ, whose translation is MSKRDYYEVLGVARTASDDELKKAYRRCAMKYHPDRNPGDHAAEAAFKECKEAYEVLSDGNKRRMYDAHGHAAFEHGMGGGGGAGGPDMGDIFGDIFGNIFGGAGGGGRAARRGADIGYVLELDLEEAVAGIERRIEIPTLGECEHCHGSGSEDGKVEICTTCQGRGQVRIQRGIFAMQQSCPHCAGRGQIVQNPCGTCHGAGRVEETKVLSVKIPPGVDNGDRIRLSGEGEAGPAGTPPGDLYVEVRVREHAIFQRDGDDLHCEVPIRISQAALGDTVRVATLGGEAEIRIPAETQTGKLFRLRGKGVRSVRSRSEGDLYCRVVVETPVNLTADQRKLLEEFESTFTGEDARKHSPKSATFIDGVKGFWDRMTS
- the pdxY gene encoding pyridoxal kinase, which codes for MNASAERHLIHGRRQRPDGPVPVDVVSVQSQLVYGHAGNSAAMPPMRALGLRVAEIPTTLLSNAPFYDTLRGKVLPSDWFADLLLGASERGLPQRARMLVSGYFGSVGNGTAFADWLDATLPQCPSLRYCLDPVIGDTHTGPYVEPGLETVFAERLLPHAWLVTPNAFELGRLTGLPALAQDDAIAAARVLLARGPQWVLAHSVSGDAGQLVTLAVSREAVYRWCSPLLPVDVAGTGDVLMALLVAFLLRGDAFELAIGRAIAGVHAALEATLASGYEELDVLAAAPAALATPLRFAAERLA
- the dnaK gene encoding molecular chaperone DnaK; amino-acid sequence: MGKIIGIDLGTTNSCVAIMDGGKARVIENSEGDRTTPSIVAYTKDGEVLVGASAKRQAVTNPKNTFYAVKRLIGRKFTDAEVQKDIGLVPYGIVQHDNGDAWVATADGRKLASQEISAQVLEKMKKTAEAFLGETVTEAVITVPAYFNDSQRQATKDAGRIAGLDVKRIINEPTAAALAYGLDKGQGGDRKIAVYDLGGGTFDVSIIEIANVDGEKQFEVLATNGDTFLGGEDFDKRVIDYLVEEFNKDQGIDLRKDPLALQRLKDAAERAKIELSSSQQTEVNLPYVTADASGPKHLNIKLTRAKLEALVEDLVKRTIEPCRTALNDAGLRASDVTEVILVGGQTRMPKVQQAVAEFFGKEPRKDVNPDEAVALGAAIQGGVLAGDVKDVLLLDVTPLSLGIETLGGVFTKIIEKNTTIPTKASQTFSTAEDNQSAVTVHVLQGEREQARYNKSLAKFDLSGIEPAPRGLPQVEVSFDIDANGILHVSAKDKKTNKEQKVEIKAGSGLSDDEIQRMVADAEANREEDKKFHELVQARNQADGLIHATRSAITEHGSKVGGDVIGKVESALADLETAMKGDDKGQIEAKTKALEEAGQSLYAAAAAGEQQPGAAPGGAQAAGDDVVDAEFTEVKDDKK